One Anatilimnocola floriformis genomic window, AGTGTCTCAGTCCCAGTGAGTGGGGGCACGCTCTCACGCCCCATATCCGTCTTTGCCTTGGTAAGCCGTTACCTTACCAACTAGCTGATAGACCGCAGGCTTCTCCTAGGGCGGAATCACACCTTTGATCCGGAGATATCATCTGGTATTACCGGCAGTTTCCCGCCGCTATCCCAGACCCCAGGGTAAATACCTACGTATTACTCTCCCTTGCGCCACTAACCATAATATTGCTACCATGGTCCGTTCGACTTGCATGCCTAATCCACGCCGCCAACGTTCATTCTGAGCCAGGATCAAACCCTTCAATTGTTTATTTGCTTACTGGATGGCATTGCAAACTTTCATTTGCAACACTTCACCAGTTTTAATAGCCAATCTTCTGTGGTTTTAGCTGGTTTTGCAACTTGGTCAAAGTTGCGATATAGCCAAAAATTCCATAGCCTCATGTAACTGCTGCTTATACAACAGCGACTACAAGAGTCATGAATTCTTTGCGTCTTTGACTCTAACGAGTCAGAAACTCAAATGAATTTTGAAGAGGTCACCAACCAAATTGTCAAAGATCAAACTTTCAAAGCTGCGAATCCGCAGGTCGCAACCGACCACGATTCACAACAGATTTCTCCACCACTGCTGAATGACCGAAGTCAAGGTTCCTCAGCGGCGAGTCACGTATCTTACTGAATCTTAGATTCAGGTCAACAGGGGTCAGAAGATTTTATTTCTTCGTCTTCGGTTCAACTCTGCGAGTTCGACTTCCCAGTGGGGCGAACTCAGTGAACCGCCTGTTGCAGGACACGTCAGGCGGAATCGAATCAACGATTCATTGCTTGACGTCTTTGCTCAGTACGTCCCGAAATCTTAACGCATCTTGGGTTTCGGAAAAGGGGGTAGCTCACGCTTTTTCACAATTCCTTTCTGGTTTGCTTCGGTAGGCCTACAAACAGGCTGTAAACCAGCGAAAACAAGCCAGTTACCCGTGATGAGGAGCCCCTTTCATCGTCGAGCTGTGCTGCATTTCTTCAGAGAAAATCCTGCGGTCGCAGGCTTTGCCTCGGTGGAAAAGTTGGCGCTTGCCGATTGTGGTCGGAGATCAAGATCCTCTCTGCACCAGCAAAAACTAGCGTAAATCACGTAAATCGCTCGCTTCCTGGTTGCAGCGCCAACTCACGCAGCGGCTCGCATAGCTCGCGGATAGAGCACGAGGATCGTTAATCGTTGAATGCTCGTTCAGTTCATCGCCACACTTTTCAGGAAACGCGTATCGCACATAGGCGAGCGTGGCTCTTTGTTGCGAGCTGCAGAGCAGCGTCCCTGCGGCACGCGAACTTTCTGTTGATTGCGTGCGTCCAGATTGCGTGGCATAATTGCCGCATCGTCTTCGCGAGTGTAACTCAGTGGTAGAGTAGTACGTTCCCAACGTACCTGTCGTGGGTTCGATCCCCATCACTCGCTCTTCAAACCCCGGTAATTGCCGGGGTTTTTTCGTTAGTGCGCGAGCTTGCGACGCTTGGCGACTGAAGGCTACTCAAAGATCCACAGCCCAAAGCCCTCGGGGCGAATGGTGGCCGTGGCGGGATGGGTGAAGGACTGCAGCGGTTGCCCGGGGATGACGCGTTGAATTCCCACGGCCCAGAGATCTTTCGGCTGCGGCGGTTGGTCGGTGAGTTCGATCCAAGCGATCGCTATTTCAGCCGTCCAGTAGTTTTCATCGCCGGCAGCAGCGACAAACCACGTAGGATTCCACGATTTGTCCCCCGCGCAGGCGTCTGTCGTAAAGCCGCGACTGTCGATGGCCAGCGTGTAGCAGGTGCTGTAATCGCGATCGAGGTCGAGATGGATCTGCACGTGATCGAAGGCCGCTAAATCGCTGTCGCGAGGCCGCGGCGAATCATCGGTGGCGTATTTCACGCCCGGCGATTTCGCGGCACTTACGGCAAGATACAAAAACTCCTTGTCCCAAGCGGCGACCACGACGGCAGCCGTGTTGGCGTCGGTTTCGGCGGTTCGCAGGGCGACGGGTTTGGCGTTTTGCCAGAGCGGATCGTCGAGCATGCCGTCGAGTTTCGGCCGTGCCGAGGCGGTCACACAGGTGAGGTGCTTTTTCGGGGGAATGCCATTTCCATGGCGACGCCATTGTTCGGCGGCGACGGCTTGCGACCAGGGATTGTTTTCGCCGAGGTTCGTCAGTGGTTCGAGCAACCGATCGGCCTGGCGATCGTTGCCAGCCAGGCGATGGGCGACTGCTAGCGGAAAGCGGACGTGTGGCTCGGCGTAGAGTGTGGGCTTTGATTTTTCCAGCAATTTGCCGATCGCAATCGCTCGGTTGGCTCGTTCGGTGGGCGAAGAATCAGGGGCTGCCGTGGTGCGCTGCGTGTCGCCGGCGACTTGTGCTTTTACGGCGGGTAACGCTCGCGGCAGCTTCTTCTTATCACCATCCAGTGAAGGTCCTTGCACGGCTTCCTCCAGCGGCGTGGTTGCGGTCGCAAGCTTCACTTCATACGACGTGGTTCGCCGATCTCGCCAGGCGATTTCGCTGCTGATCGATTGCTGAATGAGGAGCACGGCAGCACGATCGGCAAGCGGATGCTGCGGATGCCGTTCAAGCAGCAATTGCAGGGCTTCGGTCGTGGCCTGGGGACGGCCTGCTTGTTGATATTTTTGAGCCAGTTGATAAAGAACCTCGCCGGCACTTTGGCCCGAAAGTCCCTTCGTCAGGTCCTCGATCTGGCCCAGCCAGCCGGTATTGGCTGGATCGTTGTTGTCGGCTTGGGTCAGCAATTGCTGCACGTTGTGTCGCTTCTGCGCGGCTCGGCTGAGGGCATCGAGATTGTCCTGCACCACTTCGGGCAGATTGCGCCTCGCTCCACCGCCGGGCGACAGAGGAATGCCGCTGAACAGATCGCGCCGGCCGGTTTGCTGCGGCAAATGATCGAGCAACAGCGAAAGTGTGATCTGCGCCGGGCCTCGTTCGTAGTCTGCTAGCACCAGGCCACTGCCGCGCTGAGCATATTCGCCAATCGAACCGCCGAGCCGAGGCGCCCATTGAGCGGCCGAGAGCGTGACCGCGCCCGTGCGGCCGTTGTTTTGCACGCTATAGACCTTCTTCACTTTCCAGACTTCCAGGCCGGCGTGGCTCGTGAGTTCCGAGGCGAAAGTTGGATCGGCGGCCTGCTGCACGGCGGCCAAAACGAGTTGGTTAGTGAGGTGGCTCAGCGGGTTATCGCCCCGCGGACTGACGTCCTCGGTGAGGATGACATCGGGCCGCCAAGTGCGAATGCGGCGAACGAGATGGGCAATTGCATTGCGACTGGCCTGGCCGTCGCTCAGTTCATTCCAATAGGCGAGCGTGGCTTCCGCAGTTTGCGTGTCGGCGTTGCTGCGGAGCGGAAACTGCCAGGAAGTATCGGCGCCGCTCGCACCAATGGCGACCAGAGCTTCGTGCGTGCGGCGGGGCAGCGAAACATTCGTCGTGGATTGAGAATCACGATCCTGCCGGCCGAGGATTTCGCAAATCGTCAGATAACCGTCGTTGCCAGCATTGGCTGCCAGCACTTCAAACGGCACGCGTTGTGGCTGGCTGAACACGCCCATTAGCGCTGCCCGATTGCCACCGCTGCGTTGCGGACGCCACGACTTTCCGCCGTCGCGCGTATGCAAAATCGTGCCGAGCGCGCCGACGGCCCAGCCGCGGTTTTCATCGAGAAAAGTGAGGGATTTGAGGGGGGCGAACTGATCGGTCCGTTGCTGCTGCCAGGTCTGGCCGTTGTCGGCAGAGTGAAAGATAAACGTTCCCGGCGAACCGGCAATCCAGCAATGCGAGCCGTAAGTTGCGAGGGCCCGAAAATCGAAATAGGTGGCCGCCGACGGCAGCGCGCTGGGCGGCGATGTCCATGTTAATCCGCTGTCCTTCGTCAACAGCGCCAGGCCGCCGTCGCCGATCAGCCAGCCGTCGGTGGCAGTGCCGAGCTTCATGTTTCGCAGATATCGCAGGCCGAGATCGGTCGTGCGCGAGGGCCTGATTTCCACGCCCACCACCACGCCAAGTTCACCCGCTTGGCCGGCCACAGCACCGCTCCGCGCATCGCGAAAATCGCCAGCAATCCAGCCCGTGGTGTTTCCTTTCGAGATCGGCGTCCAGGTTTGGCCGCTGTCCTGCGTGCGGAAAACACCGGTCGGATACAGGCCCGACGAGTCGCCCCAAATCCAGCCGTTTTTGGCATCGAGAAATTTCACGCCACGCAGACCGGGCAGCGTATCGGTGCGGATTTCGGTCCAGCTATCGCCGCCGTTGCGGGTTTTCAGCAGCACTGCGCGGGTCAAATGCGTGTGCGGTTGCGTGATGGCACCGACCACAAAACCGGTGTTTTCATCGAGAAATTGCACCGCTTCCCAGCGACAGTTGAACGGCGTTTCTTGCAGCTTCCAGCCGCGGCCGCCGTCGCGGGTGTGCCAGATCGCCCCGCGATCGCCCACGGCCCAGCCGCGGTCGGGGTTGGCAAAAAAGACACTCGTCAGCTCGGCATCGTCCAAAAACGACAGGGCCACGGGATTGGCAGCCGAGGCGGTCGAGGCAGCGATCGTAACGATCAAAGCAAAGAGCCAGCGCGCAATTCGAGCGCGGGGGTGGGTATTCAACTCGGCAGTCCCTGCACGCATCGCCTTCTCCCTTACGTCGCCTTCCTGGCGTTTGGGAGTGTAACTGGTGGTGGCGCAAGGAACTATGTCAAATCCTTGCATCGGCCGATCCGCCGACATGAGTTTTTGGGATTCTGTGTCCCTAAGTCGATAACCGGCAGCAATTTGCAACCGGCGGTGGCAGCGGTCGCGGTTCGGCCAGTCGACGCGTCTCCGTAACCTAAACTTAAGCAGCAGAAGGGGCTGCTATGTATTCCTGCCGACGCTTTGCAGCCGGCATTTTTCTATTGGGGCGGACATGACCACGATTCGTAAACTGAACCTGTTTGTTGTCGACGACGATCCGGCGCTGACCCGCCTGGCCGATAAGTATCTCCGAGCCTCGTTCGCCGATCGCGTGACGCTCGTGACGTTTAATGATCCGCGCGACGCTCGCCAGCAGATCGAAGACACCGGCTGCGACCTGCTGATTTCGGACATTCAAATGCCTGGCCTGGGCGGCATGGAAATGCTTCGGATCGCCAAACGGCGGAACGCCTGGACGCAGGTCATCTTTATGACGGCGTTTTCGACCTGGGATTGCATCGCCGAAGCCATCGAAGCCGGGGCCTGCGATTACCTGCTGAAGCCGCTGGTCCGCGAGGATCTGCAGCGCGTGGTCGATCAGTCGTGCGAACGCCTCGCCCGCTGGCAAAAGGTTGTCCGCGAGACCTGGCAGCAACCGGCCTGCGTTTAGGCCTGCCTTAGCTGCGGCGTCAGTGGGAAAGTCCTACCCGCTTCCCCCTGGCTGACGCTGCGGGGTATGAAATACGAACAAGGGGAAACAGTATGACCACCGCCGTCGTTCTTGCAGCTGGCATGGGCACACGGATGAAGACCGACCTGCCGAAGGTCCTTTGTCCCGTTCTAGGCAGGCCGATGATCGAGTACGTGCTCGACGCACTCGAAACGGCCGGCGTCGAACGCGTCATCTGCGTCATCGGCTATCGCGCCGAAGACGTGCAGCAAGCGCTCGCCGCGCGCAAGAACCTCGAGTTCGTGCTCCAAACCGAACGTCTCGGCACCGGCCACGCGGTGAAGATGGCCAAGGACAAGTTGCAGGGCGTGAACGGGCCCGTCGTGATCGTGGCCGGCGATTCGCCGATGCTGCAAAGCTCGAGCTTGCAGAAGTTGCTCGCCTATTTCAGCGAGAAACAGCCCGCCTGTTTGCTCGGCACGCTCCACAAAGACAATCCGCACGGCCTGGGCCGAATTGTCCGCGATGCCAGCGGCGGCTTTGAAAAGATCGTCGAAGAAAAAGACGCCACCGACGAGCAACGGCAAATCACCGAAGTGAACATGAGCACTTATGTGTTCGCCGCTCCGGAATTGCTGCATGCTCTCGATCTGCTGAAGAACGAGAACCGCCAGCGCGAATACTATCTCACCGACTGCCCCGCCATTTTGCTGGGCGAAGGCAAATCGGTCGCCGCGTTGCCCGTTCTCGAGCCGTGTGAAGCCATGAGCATCAACACGCCCGAAGAATTGACCGTCGTCGAAGACGCATTGCGACCGATGCTCGCAAAATAATTACGCCGATTCGCCGTTGCTGAAATCTTGTTGCAGCCGATCGAGTGCGAGGAGCAACCGGCTCCATTCGGCAACCACCGGCAGCGTGGCCAATTGCTCTTCATCGGCTCCGCCGAAGCCGCGCTCGCTCACGGCGATGGTGTCGCCGAGAAAGTAGTGCGAATCTGCGGCTTGGAACGACCGGCCCGGTTTTTCGTCGGCTTCTTTGCCGGCGAACGGCATGGCTTCGCTCAAGCAGCGGTGCACGGCCCAGATGGCAGCAGCCCGAGCGTGGTCGGCTTCGATGACGAGGTTCAGGTTACCGGTGCTGATGTAAAACTTAGCCATGATGAACTTCCTTATTCGGATGAGATGTTGGAGTAGCGTGAGTGTTTGCCTCACACCCATCTCATCGCGAACTGTTTGACAACTCAGGTCAACGGCGACACGATCCTTTCAGCACAGGCCGGCGCGGTAAGATGTGACGTTGCTAGCGATTGTTCCGCAGGCCGGCGAATTTCCAGGATCTGATCATGAAAATGTTCGTAGGTGGCGAGTGGCTCGCCGGCACCAAACAAGCCGAGGTAAGGCATCCGTTCGACGGCCACGTCGTTGATACCGTGCCGCAAGCGTCGGCTGAGGATGTTGAACGCGCGCTGGCAGCCGCCGTCGAAGGCGCGCGAATCATGGCCAAGGTCACGGCCTACGATCGCTTTGTGATGTTGCGCAAGGCCGCCGATGCGTTGCTGGCGAAACAAAAGGAGCTCGGCAGGCTGATCAGTCTCGAGGAAGGAAAGACAATCACCGAAGGCGAGTTTGAAGTGACTCGCGCGGCGACGACGCTGGAGGTCTCTGCCGAGGAAGCGAAGCGCTTGACCGGTGAAGTGCTGCCGCTCGACGCGGCTCCCGGCGCTGCGAACAAACTGGGCTTCACGCTGCGGGTGCCGTGCGGTGTGGTGGTGGCGATCGCTCCCTTCAACTTTCCCCTGAATCTCGTTTGCCACAAAGTGGGCCCCGCGCTCGCGGCTGGCAATGCGGTGGTTCTGAAACCGGCGAGCAACACGCCCCTCTCGGCGATCCGCCTCACCGAGATCTTGCTCGACTGCGGCGTGCCACCCCTCGCGCTGCAATGCGTCACCGGCAACGGCGGCGAGCTCGGCGTGCAGCTGTGCAAAGACGAACGCGTGCGCAAGATCACGTTCACCGGCAGTGGCGAAGTCGGCAAGAAGATCTGTGCGGTCGCCGGTCTCAAACGAGTGACGATGGAGCTCGGCAGCAACAGCCCGCTGATCGTGCTCGACGATGCCGATCTGAATAAAGCGACCGACTCGATTCTCGCCAGCGGTTACGGCAATGCCGGCCAGGTTTGCATTTCGGCCCAGCGGATCATTGCTCTGCCGAAAGTCTATGACGAACTGATCGCGCGCTTGCTGCCGAAGGTCGAAGCGTTGACGTGTGGCGATCCGCTGAAATCGTCGACGCGGATGGGCCCGATGATCCGCGAGACCGATGCGGTGCGCGTCAACGAATGGGTGCATGAAGCCGTTTCGCAAGGAGCGCGGCTCGTCACTGGCGGTTCGCGCCGCGGCACGTTGCACGAGCCGACGCTGCTGGTCGATGTGCGGCCCGAGATGAAGATCTCGCGCGATGAATTGTTCGGCCCTGCCGTGGGTGTGCTGCGGGCGGCGAATGTCGACGATGCGATTCGGCTGGCCAACGACAGCCGATATGGATTGAGTGCGACGCTCTTCACGCAGGATATCGATGCCGCGATGAAGTTTGCCCGGCACACGGAATGCGGGAACCTGCACCTCAACTGGGGCCCGGCTTGGCGAGCCGATTTGATGCCCTACGGTGGTTTGAAAGAAAGCGGCCTGGGCAAAGAAGGACCCAAGTACGCGATCGAAGAAATGACCGAAACCAAGACGGTAGTGATTCACCTGCCGGCCGATCATTAGACGGACTTCATTCGACGGAACTCGTGATGCAGCGACTACGGGCCGCAATCAAACTCGTTTACAAAACGTTGAAGGAAGCGACCTTCGAATGGCTGCAGGACAACGGCCCGCGCATGGGCGCGGCCCTGGCCTTCTACAGCATCCTGTCGATCGCGCCGCTCCTGCTGATTGCCATCGCCATCGCCGGGCTCTTCTTCGACCAGTCCGTAGCGCGCGAGCATCTCGAAACGCAAATCAGCGAACTCGTCGGCAAAGAAGGAGCCAGTGCGATCAAGGTGATGCTCGAAAGTGGCACGCGACAAGGAGGTCGGTTGGCGACGCTCCTGGGCATTGGCACGTTGCTCTTCGGCGCGTCGGGCGTCTTCGGCGAACTGCAAGCCGCCATGGATGCCGTTTGGGACGTCAAACCAAAAACGCTCGGCGTGTGGGGTTTTCTGCGGACTCGCTTCCTGTCGTTCACCATGGTCATCGGCACCGGCTTTCTGCTCCTCATCTCCCTGATCATCAGCACGCTGATCGCCGGGTTGCATGAGTCGCTGCAAGGCGCCGTGCCGCAGCTCGAGTTCGTCTGGCATACGACGTCGTCGCTCATCACGCTGTTCATCGTCACGCTCCTGTTTGCCCTCATTTTCAAACTGCTGCCCGATGTCAAAATCGCCTGGCGAGACGTCTGGTTCGGCGCGTTCCTAACCGCGGCCCTGTTTTCGATCGGCAAGCTGGCCATCAGTTTGTATCTGGGTAAAAGCGGCCTGGCCTCGGGGTATGGGGCGGCTGGTTCGCTCGTGGTGCTCCTGGTCTGGGTCTATTACTCCTCGCAAATCCTCTTCTTTGGCGCCGAGATCACCCACGTCATCGCTCGCCGTCGCAATCGCCGCATCGAGCCCGCCCCCCACGCCGAAATGGCTCATTGCAAGGATTAATTCGCTGGCGAGCTATCGTCCGGAGGCCGCCGCGCTCGGCAGGTGTTATATTATAACAAGTTATATGGAATTGATTTTGTCGTAAGTTGTTTTATGGTATGGCTTTGTGTTGGCTTGGTGTTGCCAGGCCATAACCTTTTATAACCCCTGTGTTCGCCGGGCTGAAACATCTGTCTGCGAATTATTCGTGCGCGATTTGGCCTTCGACAACTCGCGACCAGCGGCGATTTTTCGACGGCCGGGCCGACTTTTCGTCCTCGGTCTGTCCGGTGACGGCGGCTAATTGCCGGGCTGCCATCATGGCCAGCTTCAGATATTGAGGGTCACCGTCGGGGTTCTGTACGGCCGTCTCCTCGGTCGTCTTCAACTCGCCATTCACCCACTTCTGCTTGATCCGCCAAGCAGGCTGTTTCGACTGCTCGAAGGCAGAGGTCGCTTCGTTCATGAGGAACTCAAGACGCTGGGCGTAGATTCGCTGCGCCTGTCGCCTGGATTCCTCGGGTGTCAGGTCCGAAACTTCCTCGGCGAGCATCCGTTCTACTCGCTGAATCGCTTGTTTGGCCCGCAGCAGACTCACGCCGTACGCGTTGGCCACTTCCTGCACGTTGCGGCCGCAGATCATCACGAGGTGAAAGATCTCTTGGTCGGTGCGGAGTTTTTGAGTGTCGGATTTTGCGTTCTGAGACAGACGAGAAGGTTCTTTTGCCACTGCCGATCCTCCGTTCCAGCGTCCATTGAAATCACCATGTAGGCCACAAAACTGACGATATCGGACAAGTGGCATTTTGTCCAGTATTTATGAAAGATTGGTGTCGCTGGATCGGATCGTCGCGTACGTTTCCGTACACTAGTTTTCCGCGGCTAAAAACGCGAAACTGCAGGGACACATCTATTCGCCGCGGGCCGCTAGAAGGATTTTGGCCCCTCGCTCCGAATTCTTTTTCCGGGAGCAAGTGATGAGCGGATCGGCCACTACCAAGCGTTTCGTTTGGCGACCATTGACTAACGATGCTGGCCAGCTGGAATTGTTCGACACCGGCACCAGCCGTCAGGTTGCGGTGATTACCGGCGAGGGAAGTCATTATCAATGGACTCGCAGCACGAGCCTGCTGCTTCACGGCGCACCGCCGGCAGCTGGCGAAGAGACCACGCTGTTGCGAGCCAAGATCGCCGTCCTCACGGGAATACCAGGCTGACACGGAAGTGCGACCCGCGGCGTGTGTGGATGCAATGGTTGTTGTTTTCTTAGCCACCAGCTTTAGCTGGTGGAGTGAACGCGCAGAGTGCCCGGCTTTAGCCATTGATGCCTGCGGTCCTCTGGAATGGCTAAAGCCGGATGCGTTGATTGGCTGACACCACCAGCTAAAGCTGGTGGCTAAGTGAGACGAGTGCCCGTTCTAGTGCCGACTCGCCGAAATATCGCGGGTGCTTAATCCCGTGGCAGCGAACAGGGGCAAGATTGTTAAGTTGTTGCACCCGACTATATTCATAGATTCTTATAAACTTCAGAGTTTTTGCCAAAGAGCCGCCGCCCCGATACGATGCGGGGATGCTTCGTTATGAGTGGAAAAAAGTCGCGGACGATCTCTATCAGCTGATCGATTCGATTTCGCGCCGGCCGATTGCCAGCGTGCAGCAGCAAGGCGAGCGCTGGCATTGGATCCGCAATACCACGGTGAAGTTGCAGGGAGCGCCCGCGGGCGAGGGTGACTGCGAAACGTTGGAATTGGCCCAGGCTGCCGTTCTCGCAGGATTGCCCAATCAACTTTAGGATGCGGTTATGAATACCAGTCAAGTCATCGAAGTGCTCGCGGCTCATCGCAACGCCCGGTTGCATGTCATGCTCCCCAGCGGCGAATTTGTGCCGGCGCATTTTCACGTCACCGAGATCGGCCGGGTGCAAAAGTCGTTTGTCGATTGTGGCGGCGTGCGGCGCGAGTCAGAGACGTGCGTCATGCAGGTCTGGACCGCCAACGACGTCGATCATCGTCTAAACGCCGGGCGATTGGCCCAGATCTTTAGCATTGCCAGGCCGGTGCTGGGCGAGCACGATCTGCCCGTGGGAGTCGAGTACGGGCCCGAGGTGGCTTCGCAGTACTTCGTGTCGGATATCGAAGTGACGCCGAAGGGGCTGTTGTTTGTGCTCGTTGGCAAACAGACAGAATGTCTGTCGCCCGATCGTTGCGGTGTTGGCAGCGGATGCTGCAGGAACTGACGTGAGCTAATCGAGAAACGCAGGATCGTTGAGTTCCTGCTCTTGGATTACCGCGAGGAGTTGTTCAACGCGGGTGATCTTCTCGGCGATCAGTGTTCCCTGCGGATTGCTACTGGTGGGATCGATATCGAGCCGGTTGCCGACATAGACGTTGCCATCTTTCCAGCGCAGCCATCGCTCCGGGCCGAAGTGGCTTTCCCACCAACCATCGGCTAGTTGATGAAAATCGTTCACCTCGAACCAACTGGGCGTGAGCGGTGTTCTTGTCATCGCCTCATCTTACGAGTTCTGGCAGAGGCGCGTGCGAGAATAGTTTGCGGCAAAGGAGCAGCGTCGGTTTCTGCGAGCTAAATGAACGCCCTGTTCGGAGCTGGTATTTCCGCGTCGCGAGTCTTCCCGGTTTACGTCGTTTGGTTGCGGTTTGAAGCAAGAATATGCGGCTCGAAAGTTCCGCCGACGAACCCAACGAATTCTGACGCAATAGCTAGATAATTGGTTCCATTTTTTGACTCGAATCATGACAAGAACCACAGGAATTCTGCCCGCTGCTAGTTGACGCGGGATACCGCCGACCGCTACCATCCTACCCAAATTGCCGGTATTTCCAGTTGTGACGATTTGTCAGTGCTGGGGACGCGGCTGTCCGCTGCGATTATCCGCACATTCTTTGAATTGGGTTTGTTCCCTGCCCGTATTACTCGGCTTAGGAGTTCTTTCGTGAGCACCCGTCAGTCCAACCGCCGCTCTTCATCTCGCCCCACCCAGCAGACGCACGGACGTGCCCGCGAGCAATTCTTCAGCCCTCTCAAGAAGCGCCGCTCGCGCACGCTGCAATTCGAAAAGCTTGATGAGCGACGAGTTTTGACTTACACGGCCACCTTGGCCGGAGCGGCCGCCGTTCTGACTGGCAACGGGACCGGTGACACGCTGATCATCGATCAGTCGGGCGGTCTGCTACGCCACAACCGGCTAGGCGACGCGGGTTTCAACAGCGCATTCGACTTCGACACTACGGTGGCTGGCGACCAGACGCTGGCCGCTTCGGCTGCGTCGTCGATCACGGTCAACACGGTTGGCGCTGGCGCCGATATCGTGCAATTCGGCACTGCGGCGGCTCCCGCCAGTACGTTGCTGGCGCAGTTGATCAACAACAACAACAGCACCGGTGCCGATCAATTGATTGTGGATGATTCGACAGGGGCAGCGAACACCTACAGCTACTCCACGTCTGGAGTCACGGGCACAGGCATCAACGTCGTCAACAACGCGGTGAGTGATGGTGGCGTGACGTTGCGGACGGGTGGAGCCGGCTCGACCGTTAACGTCCTCTCGACGTTCACCGGCGAAGCGCTGACGCTCGTCGGTTCGGCAAGTACCACCGTGAACATCGGCAACGGCGG contains:
- a CDS encoding YCF48-related protein, which translates into the protein MRAGTAELNTHPRARIARWLFALIVTIAASTASAANPVALSFLDDAELTSVFFANPDRGWAVGDRGAIWHTRDGGRGWKLQETPFNCRWEAVQFLDENTGFVVGAITQPHTHLTRAVLLKTRNGGDSWTEIRTDTLPGLRGVKFLDAKNGWIWGDSSGLYPTGVFRTQDSGQTWTPISKGNTTGWIAGDFRDARSGAVAGQAGELGVVVGVEIRPSRTTDLGLRYLRNMKLGTATDGWLIGDGGLALLTKDSGLTWTSPPSALPSAATYFDFRALATYGSHCWIAGSPGTFIFHSADNGQTWQQQRTDQFAPLKSLTFLDENRGWAVGALGTILHTRDGGKSWRPQRSGGNRAALMGVFSQPQRVPFEVLAANAGNDGYLTICEILGRQDRDSQSTTNVSLPRRTHEALVAIGASGADTSWQFPLRSNADTQTAEATLAYWNELSDGQASRNAIAHLVRRIRTWRPDVILTEDVSPRGDNPLSHLTNQLVLAAVQQAADPTFASELTSHAGLEVWKVKKVYSVQNNGRTGAVTLSAAQWAPRLGGSIGEYAQRGSGLVLADYERGPAQITLSLLLDHLPQQTGRRDLFSGIPLSPGGGARRNLPEVVQDNLDALSRAAQKRHNVQQLLTQADNNDPANTGWLGQIEDLTKGLSGQSAGEVLYQLAQKYQQAGRPQATTEALQLLLERHPQHPLADRAAVLLIQQSISSEIAWRDRRTTSYEVKLATATTPLEEAVQGPSLDGDKKKLPRALPAVKAQVAGDTQRTTAAPDSSPTERANRAIAIGKLLEKSKPTLYAEPHVRFPLAVAHRLAGNDRQADRLLEPLTNLGENNPWSQAVAAEQWRRHGNGIPPKKHLTCVTASARPKLDGMLDDPLWQNAKPVALRTAETDANTAAVVVAAWDKEFLYLAVSAAKSPGVKYATDDSPRPRDSDLAAFDHVQIHLDLDRDYSTCYTLAIDSRGFTTDACAGDKSWNPTWFVAAAGDENYWTAEIAIAWIELTDQPPQPKDLWAVGIQRVIPGQPLQSFTHPATATIRPEGFGLWIFE
- a CDS encoding response regulator encodes the protein MTTIRKLNLFVVDDDPALTRLADKYLRASFADRVTLVTFNDPRDARQQIEDTGCDLLISDIQMPGLGGMEMLRIAKRRNAWTQVIFMTAFSTWDCIAEAIEAGACDYLLKPLVREDLQRVVDQSCERLARWQKVVRETWQQPACV
- a CDS encoding sugar phosphate nucleotidyltransferase produces the protein MTTAVVLAAGMGTRMKTDLPKVLCPVLGRPMIEYVLDALETAGVERVICVIGYRAEDVQQALAARKNLEFVLQTERLGTGHAVKMAKDKLQGVNGPVVIVAGDSPMLQSSSLQKLLAYFSEKQPACLLGTLHKDNPHGLGRIVRDASGGFEKIVEEKDATDEQRQITEVNMSTYVFAAPELLHALDLLKNENRQREYYLTDCPAILLGEGKSVAALPVLEPCEAMSINTPEELTVVEDALRPMLAK
- a CDS encoding aldehyde dehydrogenase family protein — encoded protein: MKMFVGGEWLAGTKQAEVRHPFDGHVVDTVPQASAEDVERALAAAVEGARIMAKVTAYDRFVMLRKAADALLAKQKELGRLISLEEGKTITEGEFEVTRAATTLEVSAEEAKRLTGEVLPLDAAPGAANKLGFTLRVPCGVVVAIAPFNFPLNLVCHKVGPALAAGNAVVLKPASNTPLSAIRLTEILLDCGVPPLALQCVTGNGGELGVQLCKDERVRKITFTGSGEVGKKICAVAGLKRVTMELGSNSPLIVLDDADLNKATDSILASGYGNAGQVCISAQRIIALPKVYDELIARLLPKVEALTCGDPLKSSTRMGPMIRETDAVRVNEWVHEAVSQGARLVTGGSRRGTLHEPTLLVDVRPEMKISRDELFGPAVGVLRAANVDDAIRLANDSRYGLSATLFTQDIDAAMKFARHTECGNLHLNWGPAWRADLMPYGGLKESGLGKEGPKYAIEEMTETKTVVIHLPADH
- a CDS encoding YihY/virulence factor BrkB family protein, with the protein product MQRLRAAIKLVYKTLKEATFEWLQDNGPRMGAALAFYSILSIAPLLLIAIAIAGLFFDQSVAREHLETQISELVGKEGASAIKVMLESGTRQGGRLATLLGIGTLLFGASGVFGELQAAMDAVWDVKPKTLGVWGFLRTRFLSFTMVIGTGFLLLISLIISTLIAGLHESLQGAVPQLEFVWHTTSSLITLFIVTLLFALIFKLLPDVKIAWRDVWFGAFLTAALFSIGKLAISLYLGKSGLASGYGAAGSLVVLLVWVYYSSQILFFGAEITHVIARRRNRRIEPAPHAEMAHCKD
- a CDS encoding DUF6428 family protein; this translates as MNTSQVIEVLAAHRNARLHVMLPSGEFVPAHFHVTEIGRVQKSFVDCGGVRRESETCVMQVWTANDVDHRLNAGRLAQIFSIARPVLGEHDLPVGVEYGPEVASQYFVSDIEVTPKGLLFVLVGKQTECLSPDRCGVGSGCCRN